One Glaciihabitans arcticus DNA window includes the following coding sequences:
- a CDS encoding helicase-associated domain-containing protein translates to MSATSISALALAARLRLESDEGLADLLRSRQVKDAGIRDFFDLAEKLLDPVSVQTALSRLDRPTLAAIAAVAQRAPERPTAAELGLADAETTLANAHAEGLIDNVDGAWYLYDAVTVALDAWPAQGLPTLDELAEPAPTALEPVSRTDAAITDTAAADKAFGTTTAIAELIAAVETEPARELARGGIALPDSRRLAEAASVALEDVPALQSIAERAGLIGLEGGLWLPTVAAADWMLQPTADRWARLAGAWLERLPSDIRGLLGGRAHALWGEHFEDYLDWLYPAGGDWMRDRVITHTNAATLLGIVAGQVPSTPGSALLAAGAEAAAKAMTPLFPREVSQVYLQHDLSIVSPGPLEPRLDAHLRTMATVESRALATSYRVSPASLNRALAAGETAESITAFFETLALTGIPQPLAYLVAESATRYGLLRVGVVSEAEDTNGRVARSYIRSPDETLLRTVKVDHALAGLGLQADASGRLTSRFDPATVFWALNDARYPVAAENEDATIIALERGRTARQLRPTAPDAALVLVERLRLLTRDQPGESGTDWLAHQLDVAIRAKLTVTVAVTVQDGSTVTYTVQPTSVAGGRLRALDRIADIERTLPLTRITAVGSPD, encoded by the coding sequence ATGTCAGCAACTAGCATCTCCGCCCTCGCGCTGGCAGCTCGGCTGCGCCTGGAGAGCGACGAGGGGCTTGCGGACCTGCTGCGCTCACGGCAGGTCAAGGACGCAGGCATCCGGGACTTCTTCGACCTCGCCGAAAAGCTTCTCGACCCAGTGTCGGTACAGACCGCACTCTCCCGCCTCGACCGGCCCACGCTCGCAGCCATAGCCGCCGTCGCCCAGCGCGCACCCGAGCGTCCCACCGCCGCCGAGCTCGGCCTCGCCGACGCCGAAACCACCCTCGCCAACGCGCACGCCGAGGGCCTCATCGACAACGTCGACGGTGCCTGGTACCTCTACGACGCGGTCACCGTTGCCCTCGACGCCTGGCCCGCACAGGGGCTGCCCACCCTCGACGAGCTCGCCGAGCCTGCCCCCACCGCCCTCGAACCGGTCAGCCGAACGGATGCCGCGATCACCGACACCGCCGCGGCCGACAAGGCCTTCGGCACAACCACCGCCATCGCCGAACTCATCGCCGCCGTCGAGACCGAGCCGGCGCGCGAACTCGCTCGCGGCGGAATCGCCCTGCCCGACTCCCGTCGCCTCGCGGAGGCCGCGTCCGTCGCACTCGAAGACGTGCCGGCCCTGCAGTCGATCGCCGAGCGCGCCGGACTCATCGGGCTGGAAGGCGGGCTCTGGCTGCCGACCGTCGCCGCCGCCGACTGGATGCTGCAGCCCACCGCCGACCGTTGGGCCCGCCTCGCCGGCGCCTGGCTCGAGCGGCTGCCCAGCGACATCCGCGGCCTGCTCGGCGGGCGCGCCCACGCGCTCTGGGGCGAGCACTTCGAGGATTACCTCGACTGGCTCTACCCGGCCGGCGGCGACTGGATGCGCGACCGTGTCATTACCCACACCAACGCCGCGACCCTGCTCGGCATCGTGGCCGGCCAGGTGCCGAGCACCCCAGGCTCCGCCCTGCTCGCGGCCGGCGCCGAAGCTGCCGCGAAAGCCATGACGCCGCTGTTCCCGCGCGAGGTCAGCCAGGTCTACCTGCAGCACGACCTCTCCATCGTCTCCCCCGGCCCCCTCGAGCCGCGCCTCGACGCGCACCTGCGCACCATGGCAACGGTCGAGAGCCGCGCCCTCGCCACCAGTTACCGGGTTTCTCCCGCGAGCCTCAACCGGGCGCTCGCGGCCGGCGAGACAGCCGAGAGCATCACGGCGTTCTTCGAGACGCTCGCCCTGACCGGAATCCCGCAGCCGCTCGCCTACCTCGTGGCCGAGAGCGCGACGCGCTACGGGCTGCTGCGGGTAGGGGTTGTGAGCGAGGCCGAGGACACCAATGGGCGTGTTGCGCGCAGTTACATCCGCTCGCCTGATGAGACGCTGCTGCGCACCGTGAAGGTCGACCACGCGCTGGCCGGTCTGGGCCTGCAGGCCGACGCGTCGGGCCGGCTCACCAGCCGGTTCGATCCCGCAACGGTCTTCTGGGCGCTGAACGACGCCCGTTACCCGGTCGCCGCTGAGAACGAGGATGCCACGATCATCGCGCTCGAACGCGGCCGCACAGCGAGGCAGCTCAGGCCGACAGCCCCCGACGCAGCCCTCGTGCTGGTGGAGAGGCTGCGCCTGCTCACCCGGGACCAGCCCGGCGAGTCCGGCACGGACTGGCTCGCGCACCAGCTGGATGTGGCTATCCGGGCGAAGCTGACCGTGACCGTCGCGGTCACCGTACAGGACGGCTCCACCGTCACGTACACGGTGCAGCCGACGAGCGTCGCGGGCGGCCGACTGCGCGCCCTCGACCGCATCGCCGACATCGAGCGCACGCTCCCCCTCACCCGCATCACCGCGGTCGGCAGCCCCGACTAG
- a CDS encoding DUF3027 domain-containing protein has product MPKPLSDVARDMLLEITPADTIGDFVSEVTEAEGSVTIQFESALAGYPGWKWTVSLAVLPDTEPTVLETELIPGDGALLAPDWVPWSDRLADYKAAQDAAAVSSEDSDSDSDDSDDDEDDDEDDDDLSSDVLHGGDLDGVDIDALASEDEDSEDEDDSDASDDDDSDELDDDSDDDDSDEDDDSDDSDDDDSDEDDDSDDSDDDDPDEGFAAER; this is encoded by the coding sequence ATGCCTAAGCCCCTGTCCGACGTCGCCCGCGACATGCTCCTCGAGATCACACCGGCGGACACGATCGGTGACTTCGTCTCCGAGGTCACCGAGGCTGAGGGCTCTGTCACTATCCAGTTCGAGTCGGCGCTCGCTGGATACCCCGGCTGGAAGTGGACGGTTTCGCTTGCCGTGCTGCCCGACACTGAGCCGACGGTGCTCGAGACCGAGCTGATCCCCGGCGACGGCGCCCTGCTCGCACCCGACTGGGTGCCGTGGAGCGATCGTCTCGCCGACTACAAGGCCGCGCAGGACGCTGCAGCTGTTTCCTCCGAGGATTCCGATTCTGATTCCGACGATTCCGACGACGATGAGGATGACGACGAGGACGACGACGACCTCAGCAGCGACGTCCTCCACGGCGGCGACCTCGATGGTGTCGACATCGACGCGCTCGCCTCCGAGGATGAAGATTCAGAGGATGAGGACGATTCCGACGCGTCGGATGACGATGACTCGGACGAGCTCGACGACGACTCCGACGACGACGACTCGGACGAGGACGACGATTCGGATGACTCCGACGATGACGACTCGGACGAGGACGACGATTCGGATGACTCCGACGACGACGATCCCGACGAGGGTTTCGCGGCCGAGCGCTAG
- a CDS encoding CHAP domain-containing protein: MVSSRSASGVDGLSELFGSVTGEAVEPAVSAESAPLTRRELRGRAAPVAQPVEAHVPDALAWLETPVATEAPVVTTPVVQAPAAPLTRRAARAAEAQAAALTVASVDVPVDAVVAAVTATPTLSIPIVTTEQIAQHRPTSARPLTQPQVPAPEVLSFQPSYAAQVSAVPVKARRAAPPAPRKPLRKKLSSFVTIFAVTGLFASVCLPAYALLPTADADAVVASAASSKVADVSLSVAADAGGLSAERDSFEATTAAELADARSNSLKIANFEAYEASGARELGDDYPWFSELSNNQGGGMSPLNYYYRECVDYVAWKLNVDAGSTKAPFKYTWFDLTPSGGNAYQWKYAWEAHGWATGTTPKAGAVAWFGYHVGYVKQVNSDGTVLIEEYNHQSDHLYGQRTIPASEVTLYLYAPPR, from the coding sequence TTGGTTTCATCACGCAGCGCCTCCGGCGTCGACGGGCTCTCTGAGCTCTTCGGATCCGTGACCGGCGAAGCGGTTGAACCGGCTGTCTCGGCTGAATCGGCACCTCTTACTCGTCGCGAGTTGCGCGGGCGTGCTGCGCCCGTCGCCCAGCCTGTTGAGGCGCACGTTCCCGACGCCCTCGCCTGGCTCGAGACCCCGGTCGCCACCGAGGCTCCCGTCGTCACCACCCCCGTCGTTCAGGCTCCCGCCGCACCCCTGACCCGTCGCGCCGCTCGTGCCGCCGAGGCTCAGGCTGCGGCCCTGACGGTCGCCTCGGTCGACGTGCCCGTTGACGCAGTGGTTGCCGCCGTCACCGCCACCCCCACGCTCTCCATCCCGATCGTCACGACCGAGCAGATTGCACAGCACCGGCCCACGTCGGCTCGTCCGCTCACCCAACCTCAGGTCCCCGCACCTGAGGTTTTGTCGTTCCAGCCGTCGTACGCGGCGCAGGTCTCAGCGGTTCCGGTGAAGGCTCGTCGGGCGGCACCGCCAGCTCCGCGCAAGCCCCTGCGTAAGAAGCTGTCGTCCTTCGTGACGATCTTCGCCGTGACGGGACTCTTCGCTTCGGTCTGCCTGCCGGCCTACGCGCTGCTGCCGACAGCTGATGCGGATGCTGTCGTTGCGAGCGCGGCATCCTCAAAGGTGGCGGATGTCTCGCTGTCTGTCGCGGCCGACGCCGGCGGCCTGTCGGCGGAGCGCGACTCGTTCGAGGCGACCACGGCGGCGGAGCTGGCCGATGCCCGCTCCAACTCGCTCAAGATCGCGAACTTCGAGGCCTACGAGGCGTCGGGCGCGCGCGAGCTGGGCGACGACTACCCCTGGTTCTCGGAGCTCTCGAACAATCAGGGCGGCGGGATGTCTCCGCTCAACTACTACTACCGCGAGTGTGTCGACTACGTGGCTTGGAAGCTCAACGTCGACGCCGGCTCAACCAAGGCCCCGTTCAAGTACACGTGGTTCGACCTGACCCCTTCCGGCGGCAATGCCTACCAGTGGAAGTACGCCTGGGAGGCGCACGGATGGGCCACCGGCACCACACCCAAGGCTGGCGCCGTCGCATGGTTCGGCTATCACGTCGGCTACGTGAAGCAGGTCAACTCCGATGGGACCGTGCTCATCGAGGAGTACAACCACCAGAGCGACCACCTCTACGGCCAGCGCACGATCCCGGCCTCCGAGGTCACGCTCTACCTCTACGCGCCGCCGCGCTAG
- a CDS encoding DUF2530 domain-containing protein, whose amino-acid sequence MRLWLKDSERRDDPIPAKTDDRLAVAVGLIAWVVAGVVVLVVSNPFAGGNAIVAWTCVAGVALGLVGLAYTGRRHRRGHN is encoded by the coding sequence ATGAGATTGTGGCTCAAGGATTCCGAGCGGCGGGATGATCCGATACCGGCGAAGACGGATGACCGTCTCGCCGTCGCCGTCGGACTCATCGCCTGGGTCGTTGCGGGTGTCGTCGTATTGGTTGTGTCCAACCCGTTCGCCGGCGGGAACGCCATCGTCGCGTGGACCTGCGTCGCAGGAGTCGCGCTCGGCCTCGTCGGACTGGCCTACACGGGCCGCAGACACCGCCGCGGCCACAATTAG
- a CDS encoding multidrug ABC transporter ATPase, whose product MIAGIILLSVVAIFATLGLTAAGVDLTEGVFPTIVALPAIGLPLGFALVVVLLIMSVIKRGRAAKDVSN is encoded by the coding sequence ATGATCGCGGGCATTATTCTGCTGTCCGTTGTGGCAATTTTCGCAACGCTGGGGTTGACCGCTGCCGGAGTCGACCTCACCGAGGGAGTCTTCCCCACCATCGTCGCCCTCCCCGCAATCGGGCTCCCGCTCGGCTTCGCTCTTGTCGTTGTGCTCCTCATTATGAGCGTCATCAAACGGGGACGCGCGGCTAAGGATGTCAGCAACTAG
- a CDS encoding pyridoxal phosphate-dependent decarboxylase family protein: MPLSPEEYRAPLGRAAQHAHDWLDSLPDRPVKPRDGIEQMEAAFERDLPEGGTDPTEVIDELARLAEPGLMAIGSGRFFGWVMGGTLPAALASDWMVSAWDQNNGLRYATPAAAAIEERAGAWIVDLLGLPQGSAVGFTTGGTMANFVGLAAGRGAVLEAAGWNVNRDGLTGAPRVTVLAGAEVHSSVELALRYLGLGEPTKIAADRQGRIQSSALIEALDQTTGPVIVALQAGNLHSGAFDPMRETIEAAHKRGAWVHVDGAFGLWAAASPRWGDALDGVDTADSWATDAHKTLNVPYDCGVAIVARPGAVQAAFTAHTSYFIRDDAGIADPMDRVPELSRRARGIPVWAALRSLGRSGTIALVERLAENARMLADGLSKLPGVEVLNDVVFTQISVAFGSDERTRAVTQALIADGAVWMSGSTWAGRDVLRISVSNWSTDAEEVAVSVNAVARAMDAVG; the protein is encoded by the coding sequence GTGCCACTGTCGCCGGAGGAGTATCGGGCGCCGCTCGGGCGAGCGGCGCAGCACGCGCATGACTGGCTGGACTCGCTTCCAGACAGGCCGGTGAAGCCGCGCGACGGCATCGAGCAGATGGAAGCGGCCTTCGAGCGAGACCTCCCCGAGGGAGGGACCGACCCGACCGAAGTCATCGATGAGCTCGCTCGCCTGGCCGAGCCCGGACTGATGGCGATCGGATCCGGACGGTTCTTCGGCTGGGTGATGGGCGGCACGCTGCCGGCGGCACTCGCATCCGACTGGATGGTCAGCGCCTGGGACCAGAACAACGGCCTGCGCTACGCGACCCCCGCGGCGGCCGCCATCGAGGAGCGGGCGGGGGCGTGGATCGTCGATCTGCTGGGACTTCCGCAAGGCAGCGCCGTCGGCTTCACCACCGGCGGGACCATGGCCAACTTCGTCGGGCTCGCCGCCGGTCGGGGCGCCGTGCTCGAAGCGGCCGGGTGGAACGTCAACCGCGACGGACTCACCGGCGCACCGCGCGTAACCGTCTTAGCCGGCGCCGAGGTGCATAGCTCCGTCGAGCTCGCGCTGCGCTACCTCGGGCTCGGAGAGCCGACGAAGATCGCAGCCGACAGGCAGGGCCGCATCCAGAGCAGTGCATTGATCGAGGCGCTCGACCAGACGACCGGCCCCGTCATCGTCGCGCTGCAGGCCGGCAACCTGCACTCCGGCGCGTTCGACCCGATGCGCGAGACCATCGAAGCGGCCCATAAGAGGGGAGCGTGGGTGCACGTCGATGGCGCCTTCGGGCTATGGGCCGCGGCCAGCCCGCGCTGGGGTGACGCGCTCGACGGCGTCGACACCGCCGACTCGTGGGCGACCGACGCGCACAAGACCCTCAATGTTCCCTACGACTGTGGCGTCGCGATCGTCGCGCGCCCCGGTGCCGTGCAGGCCGCCTTCACCGCCCACACCAGCTATTTCATTCGGGATGACGCAGGCATCGCCGACCCGATGGACCGGGTTCCCGAGCTCTCGCGCCGCGCCCGTGGCATCCCGGTCTGGGCGGCACTGCGGTCCCTCGGACGAAGCGGAACGATAGCTCTCGTCGAGCGCCTCGCCGAGAACGCGCGCATGCTCGCCGACGGCTTGTCGAAGCTGCCCGGCGTGGAGGTGCTCAACGATGTGGTCTTCACCCAGATCTCGGTGGCGTTCGGCAGCGACGAGCGCACCCGCGCGGTGACCCAGGCGCTCATCGCCGACGGCGCGGTCTGGATGTCGGGCTCCACGTGGGCGGGCCGCGACGTGCTGCGCATCTCCGTGAGCAACTGGTCGACGGATGCCGAGGAGGTCGCCGTCTCGGTGAACGCGGTCGCTCGCGCGATGGACGCGGTGGGCTGA
- the serC gene encoding phosphoserine transaminase → MATITIPSDLLPIDGRFGCGPSKVRPEQLAYLAGAGASLFGTSHRQAPVKDLVGRVRSSLASLFTIPDGYEVILGNGGSTAFWDAAAFGLILNRSENLTFGEFGSKFAGAASAPFLTAPHVINAPAGSRAEVEILDGIDVYAWPQNETSTGVQAPVTRVSADALTVIDATSAAGGILIDASEADVYYFAPQKNFASDGGLWFALFSPAALARVEEIAASGRYIPEFLSLKNAVDNSRLNQTLNTPAISTLLLLENQLDWIHASGGLAWADARTRQSSGLLYDWATASSFATPFVENVDHRSQVVVTIDFDSSVDAALVASTLRENGIVDTDPYRKLGRNQLRVATFTAIDPDDVRALISSIDYVVGGL, encoded by the coding sequence ATGGCGACCATAACCATCCCCTCCGACCTCCTGCCCATCGACGGACGGTTCGGCTGCGGCCCCTCCAAGGTTCGCCCCGAACAGCTCGCCTACCTCGCGGGTGCGGGGGCCTCGCTGTTCGGCACCTCCCACCGGCAGGCGCCGGTCAAGGACCTGGTCGGCCGCGTACGTTCCTCGCTCGCCTCGCTCTTCACGATCCCCGACGGCTACGAGGTGATCCTCGGCAACGGCGGCTCGACCGCCTTCTGGGATGCCGCCGCCTTCGGACTCATCCTGAACCGCAGCGAGAACCTGACCTTCGGCGAGTTCGGCTCCAAGTTTGCGGGCGCCGCCTCGGCCCCCTTCCTCACTGCGCCGCACGTGATCAACGCGCCGGCCGGCTCGCGCGCCGAGGTCGAGATTCTCGACGGCATCGACGTGTACGCCTGGCCGCAGAACGAGACCTCCACGGGCGTGCAGGCGCCGGTGACCCGGGTCTCGGCTGACGCACTGACCGTGATCGACGCGACGTCGGCCGCCGGTGGCATCCTCATCGATGCGTCTGAGGCGGATGTCTACTACTTCGCACCCCAGAAGAACTTTGCTTCGGATGGCGGCCTGTGGTTCGCCCTCTTCTCCCCCGCAGCTCTCGCCCGCGTGGAGGAGATCGCAGCCTCGGGTCGCTACATTCCCGAGTTCCTCTCGCTCAAGAATGCCGTCGACAACTCGCGCCTCAACCAGACGCTGAACACCCCGGCGATCTCGACGCTGCTGCTGCTCGAGAACCAGCTCGACTGGATCCACGCCTCCGGCGGCCTCGCCTGGGCAGACGCGCGCACCCGCCAGAGCTCGGGACTGCTCTACGACTGGGCCACCGCGTCGTCGTTCGCAACGCCGTTCGTCGAGAACGTGGATCACCGGTCGCAGGTCGTGGTGACGATCGACTTCGACTCTTCCGTCGACGCGGCTCTCGTCGCCTCGACGCTGCGCGAGAACGGCATCGTGGACACCGACCCGTACCGCAAGCTCGGACGCAACCAGCTGCGCGTCGCCACCTTCACCGCCATTGATCCGGATGACGTTCGCGCCCTCATCTCCTCCATCGACTACGTCGTCGGGGGGCTCTAG
- a CDS encoding metal-dependent transcriptional regulator yields the protein MTDLVDTTEMYLRTILDLEEEHIVPLRARISERLGHSGPTVSQTIGRMERDGLVVVEGDRHLELTTAGRSKAVHVLRKHRLAERLLHDVIGLDWAYVHDEACRWEHVMSEQVERRVLEMLDHPKESPYGNPIPGLEELGDEAAPAFMDGVVNLVERVGGSSEPVSAVIRRLGEPVQFEPELLQQLRTAGVMPGADARVSAAGSYVFVEVDGYGEGLELPNEVAVHIFVSVPSTV from the coding sequence ATGACCGATCTCGTTGACACCACCGAGATGTACCTGCGTACGATCCTCGACCTCGAGGAGGAGCACATTGTTCCCCTGCGCGCACGCATCTCGGAGCGCCTCGGCCACTCCGGCCCGACCGTAAGCCAGACCATCGGCCGCATGGAGCGCGACGGTCTCGTCGTCGTCGAAGGCGACCGCCACCTCGAACTCACAACCGCCGGCCGCAGCAAGGCCGTGCACGTTCTGCGCAAGCACCGTCTCGCCGAGCGCCTCCTGCACGACGTGATCGGCCTCGACTGGGCCTACGTACACGACGAGGCTTGCCGCTGGGAGCACGTCATGAGCGAGCAGGTCGAGCGCCGAGTGCTCGAGATGCTCGACCACCCCAAGGAGTCGCCGTACGGCAACCCGATCCCCGGGCTCGAGGAGCTCGGCGACGAAGCCGCCCCCGCCTTCATGGACGGGGTCGTCAATCTTGTGGAGCGGGTCGGTGGATCGTCGGAGCCGGTGAGCGCGGTCATCCGGCGCCTGGGCGAACCGGTGCAGTTCGAACCGGAGCTTCTGCAGCAGTTGCGAACAGCGGGCGTGATGCCGGGTGCGGATGCCAGGGTTTCGGCCGCGGGCTCGTACGTCTTCGTCGAGGTCGACGGCTACGGCGAAGGACTCGAGCTGCCCAACGAGGTAGCTGTTCACATTTTCGTCAGCGTGCCGTCAACCGTCTAG
- a CDS encoding HNH endonuclease, translating to MRTLVLNAGYEPLAVVSFKRALVLVMNEKATVIAADTGHPVWGSHGVWDRPSVIILRRYVRIPSGRSIPVSRRGVLRRDNSRCGYCSGSASTIDHILPRSRGGKDSWENLVACCLKCNNLKGDRTPQEMNWSLRMTPRPPHGSTWMVRGVERSEPDWEEFLAPAA from the coding sequence ATGCGCACGCTCGTGTTGAACGCCGGGTACGAACCCCTGGCAGTGGTGTCTTTCAAGCGAGCACTCGTGCTCGTGATGAACGAGAAGGCGACGGTGATCGCCGCGGATACGGGGCACCCCGTCTGGGGCAGCCACGGGGTCTGGGATCGCCCGTCGGTCATCATCCTGCGTCGCTACGTGCGCATCCCGAGCGGGCGCAGCATCCCGGTCTCCCGTCGCGGCGTTCTGCGTCGCGACAACAGCCGCTGCGGCTACTGCTCCGGCTCCGCCTCGACGATCGACCACATCCTGCCCCGCTCGCGCGGCGGCAAGGACAGCTGGGAGAACCTCGTCGCGTGCTGCCTCAAGTGCAACAACCTGAAGGGTGATCGCACGCCCCAGGAGATGAACTGGTCGTTGAGGATGACACCGCGCCCGCCGCACGGAAGCACCTGGATGGTGCGCGGAGTCGAGCGTTCCGAGCCCGATTGGGAAGAGTTTCTCGCTCCCGCCGCGTAA
- a CDS encoding DUF2945 domain-containing protein, with amino-acid sequence MSEFIKGDKVSWNTSQGPTHGTVQEKRVKDFEFDGQKFTASSDEPAYIVQSDKTDAKAAHKGSALTSR; translated from the coding sequence ATGAGCGAATTCATCAAGGGCGACAAGGTCAGCTGGAACACCTCGCAGGGTCCGACCCACGGCACGGTGCAGGAGAAGCGGGTCAAGGACTTTGAGTTCGATGGGCAGAAGTTCACCGCGTCCTCCGATGAGCCCGCCTACATCGTGCAGTCGGACAAGACCGATGCGAAGGCAGCGCACAAGGGGTCGGCGCTGACTAGTCGCTAG
- a CDS encoding cold-shock protein, which translates to MPTGKVKFYDEEKGFGFISSDDGQEVFLHASALPAGTTGVKAGTKLEFGIADGKKGAQALSVRVLEAPPSLAKLNRRSADDMAIHVEDLVKVLDGIGSNLKRGRYPDKAHGAKIAQLLRKFADELDA; encoded by the coding sequence ATGCCTACCGGCAAGGTCAAGTTCTACGACGAGGAGAAGGGCTTCGGCTTCATCAGTTCTGATGACGGCCAGGAGGTCTTCCTGCACGCGTCCGCCCTGCCCGCAGGCACCACCGGCGTCAAGGCCGGAACGAAGCTCGAGTTCGGCATCGCCGACGGCAAGAAGGGTGCGCAGGCACTCTCTGTTCGTGTGCTCGAGGCTCCTCCGTCGCTCGCAAAGCTGAACCGGCGCTCCGCCGATGACATGGCGATCCACGTCGAGGATCTCGTGAAGGTGCTCGACGGCATCGGCTCGAACCTGAAGCGCGGACGCTACCCCGACAAGGCGCATGGCGCCAAGATCGCGCAGTTGCTGCGCAAGTTTGCAGATGAACTGGATGCCTAA
- a CDS encoding TIGR04255 family protein gives MATSWYEESSLPKFENPPVAETAMGVEFSPVEGLGFIGLTRLQERWAQRFPILTEMGGMPPTYDSAPPFEFVQGTPPVRVWAEGIEDGLLVQTQADRLILNWRHNFTPAPYPGYHMLRAEYEALWNQFLEFLGEFNLRAPAPIAAEYTYVNNVQLNQGETYADVISVIAHPERELPGDDMGTRFQFTRGVAPSEENPYPAQIWVAGEPFQGDPSVLLLNVTTKVLFAAGGEPLHAIDIAHALSSHTFANITSESKHADWSREA, from the coding sequence GTGGCGACATCGTGGTACGAAGAGAGCTCACTACCCAAATTCGAGAACCCTCCTGTAGCAGAGACTGCAATGGGCGTGGAATTTTCGCCTGTCGAGGGACTTGGATTCATTGGCCTGACGCGCCTTCAGGAACGATGGGCACAGCGCTTCCCAATCCTCACGGAAATGGGTGGGATGCCGCCCACCTATGACAGCGCTCCGCCATTCGAATTCGTACAGGGAACGCCGCCCGTGCGAGTCTGGGCTGAGGGAATCGAAGACGGACTTCTTGTTCAGACTCAAGCGGACCGACTCATCCTCAATTGGCGGCACAACTTCACTCCCGCACCATACCCCGGCTATCACATGCTTCGCGCAGAGTACGAGGCGCTGTGGAATCAGTTCCTTGAGTTTCTCGGAGAATTCAACTTGCGCGCTCCGGCACCCATCGCTGCGGAGTACACCTACGTCAATAACGTGCAACTCAACCAGGGCGAAACCTACGCGGACGTAATCAGCGTGATCGCTCACCCAGAGCGTGAGCTACCCGGCGACGACATGGGGACGCGATTCCAGTTCACACGAGGCGTCGCGCCCTCGGAAGAGAATCCATATCCAGCTCAAATTTGGGTGGCAGGCGAACCTTTCCAGGGTGACCCATCCGTGCTGCTCCTGAACGTCACGACCAAGGTGCTTTTTGCTGCAGGGGGTGAACCTCTGCACGCAATTGACATCGCGCACGCCCTCAGCTCTCACACGTTTGCGAACATCACTTCAGAGTCGAAGCACGCAGATTGGAGTCGAGAGGCATGA
- a CDS encoding VanZ family protein produces the protein MLSTFIADNYALVRVLLIVGVLALIALAIVLARAGDRGRRISGFLGGAALLVVILLTLTPHGKQLPPAECYLVVDDPLRDIFNVGLFLLPALFFVVATRKPIWVFVAGVALSALIEIVQQLLHGLLSRACDINDWIANSTGAAAGVLIGFVIVALVKRRKA, from the coding sequence ATGCTCTCCACGTTTATCGCCGACAACTACGCCCTCGTGCGCGTGCTCCTCATCGTCGGCGTTCTCGCCCTGATCGCGCTGGCGATCGTGCTGGCGCGAGCCGGTGACCGAGGCCGCCGGATCTCGGGGTTTCTCGGGGGAGCTGCGCTGCTGGTCGTCATCCTCTTGACGCTCACACCGCACGGCAAGCAGCTACCTCCGGCGGAGTGTTACCTGGTGGTGGATGACCCGCTGCGGGACATCTTCAATGTCGGGCTCTTCCTGCTGCCGGCCCTCTTCTTCGTGGTGGCAACGCGCAAGCCGATCTGGGTGTTCGTCGCAGGGGTCGCCTTGTCCGCCCTCATCGAGATCGTGCAGCAGCTGCTGCACGGTCTGCTGTCGCGCGCGTGTGACATCAACGACTGGATTGCCAACTCGACCGGGGCGGCAGCGGGTGTGCTGATCGGGTTCGTGATCGTCGCGCTCGTCAAGCGTCGCAAGGCCTAG